A part of Maniola jurtina chromosome 19, ilManJurt1.1, whole genome shotgun sequence genomic DNA contains:
- the LOC123875271 gene encoding uncharacterized protein C14orf119 homolog isoform X2, whose product MSNSALTSEAQLRYMLQWFGEFSELQREDFLPILAAAQSGKPDQLAATLASMSCDDKPVSLFQCRIKLFNEWFPTWAEEDRDRLITAVTEMDPDFGTKLQDALSNPTVVNGDASYKLENVSNEEEEKSEELQDTRAVSQENVNVEIAAAS is encoded by the exons ATGTCTAACTCAGCACTAACATCAGAGGCACAGCTGCGCTACATGCTGCAGTGGTTTGGGGAGTTCAGTGAACTGCAAAGAGAGGACTTCCTGCCCATCCTAGCTGCAGCGCAGTCTGGCAAACCTGACCAGCTGGCTGCTACCCTTGCCTCTATGTCTTGTGATGACaagcctgtcagtctgtttcaATGCAGG ATCAAACTATTTAACGAATGGTTCCCAACATGGGCAGAAGAAGACAGAGATAGACTAATAACAGCCGTAACTGAAATGGACCCTGACTTCGGCACCAAGTTACAAGACGCGCTCTCTAACCCCACAGTAGTCAACGGCGACGCAAGTTACAAGCTAGAAAATGTGTCTAATGAAGAGGAAGAGAAGAGTGAAGAGTTACAAGACACCAGAGCAGTGTCACAGGAGAATGTAAATGTGGAAATTGCTGCTGCTTCCTAA
- the LOC123875271 gene encoding uncharacterized protein C14orf119 isoform X1, whose product MSFLFKSAVCLTMVAESTLHRSYPRSMSNSALTSEAQLRYMLQWFGEFSELQREDFLPILAAAQSGKPDQLAATLASMSCDDKPVSLFQCRIKLFNEWFPTWAEEDRDRLITAVTEMDPDFGTKLQDALSNPTVVNGDASYKLENVSNEEEEKSEELQDTRAVSQENVNVEIAAAS is encoded by the exons AtgagttttttatttaagtctGCAGTGTGCCTCACAATGGTGGCTGaaa GCACTTTACACAGAAGCTACCCGCGCAGTATGTCTAACTCAGCACTAACATCAGAGGCACAGCTGCGCTACATGCTGCAGTGGTTTGGGGAGTTCAGTGAACTGCAAAGAGAGGACTTCCTGCCCATCCTAGCTGCAGCGCAGTCTGGCAAACCTGACCAGCTGGCTGCTACCCTTGCCTCTATGTCTTGTGATGACaagcctgtcagtctgtttcaATGCAGG ATCAAACTATTTAACGAATGGTTCCCAACATGGGCAGAAGAAGACAGAGATAGACTAATAACAGCCGTAACTGAAATGGACCCTGACTTCGGCACCAAGTTACAAGACGCGCTCTCTAACCCCACAGTAGTCAACGGCGACGCAAGTTACAAGCTAGAAAATGTGTCTAATGAAGAGGAAGAGAAGAGTGAAGAGTTACAAGACACCAGAGCAGTGTCACAGGAGAATGTAAATGTGGAAATTGCTGCTGCTTCCTAA